The following nucleotide sequence is from Salvia splendens isolate huo1 chromosome 2, SspV2, whole genome shotgun sequence.
AATCGAAATTCATTTTTGGAATCATGCATCATTCGAATCACCTGCTGCTCGAGGAGCCAATCCGCATGGCCTCCATTCTGGAGCCATCCAAAGCGGTTAGTATCTGTTGCAGAATCTAGATTTTGTATGGATCTGCGCATgcatgattttgatttttgcatGAACGATTTGCCGCAGAGTTTCTTCCCTGCAATGGCGAAGATCGTCGGGACGTTGGGATCGCGCTCTCGATCCGTCGATCTTATTTCTGCTTGTCTTAAAGCCGGAATGACTGGTAATTTGATCGacttccttttttttatgaGGTCACTGTTCTGATTTATATGATGTTCTTATTCTCTCTCTGTTTCGGCAGTGGCGAGATTTGATTTTTCGTTGGGTGATGCCGAGTATCATCAGGGAACTCTGGAAAATTTGAAGACTGCGATTAAGAGCACTAAGAAACTCTGTGCTGTATGTAtattacttttattaaaaatcaaaacaaacacatgaatttaacaGATTACTTTCGTGGACAGAATCCTCGCAACCAAACATGCCTTAGCGTAGAGCGTtgattttactttgtttctttctttgCAGGTTATGCTAGACACAGTGGGGCCTGAGTTACAAGTGGTTAATAAAGCAGAGAAGGCTATAACACTTGAGGCTGATGAAAATGTTACTCTAACACCCGATAAAGGTCAAGGAGCTTCGAATGGAATTTTGCCGATCAACTTTGCTGGACTCGCCAAGGTTACGCATCTGCACTCTTTATCATTGCCTGGTGGCTTTATGTATTGGGATTTTAGTAAGCATGTCATTTTCTGGTTGTTTTACTTGTAAACATTTATCAACCTCGTTTCAACCGTCTGGGCATGATTTCCTGTTGCTAACATCTTCCAGGATGTCAATGAAAAAGCGCACCATTTAGAAACATATAATCCGTACATAAATATAGGAGCAGTTCATTTTCAACCAAATGAGAAACTTGATTCTAGAATATTATGCTAGAGATGTAGAGAAACTCACTTTTGATGGAGCAGTCTAGTCAGTATGAAGGAATCCTTCAAGTAAAAGACCTTTTTGTCTATGTATGAGTTGTAAATAGCCAGTAACCTCAGTGAACTTGAACTCTATGTTCCAATGTTTGTTCCAGTGCtggatttagaaaaaaaaatgtaaaggaTTATGAATTATGAATGTGGATTTGAGTTCTTGCAAAATTTGAGGCTGCATTTTTCTCACTCAGATCTTTCGTTTTGTGATGAGTAAATTCATTCCTCATGGTTAATGGTTGCATTCTTTATAAACTAGTCTCCCTTGTCTGTACTTAGTAATATTTCTCGGATACTCACAGGCTGTGAAGCCGGGCGACACCATTTTTATCGGCCAATACCTATTTACAGGAAGTGAAACCACTTCAGTGTGGCTTGAGGTATGTCTAGAGAGGGAATTCAGTTATTGAAATTTTACAATATTCATAGTGAGGCTCCTTTTATCCATTATTCTTCTGAGGCTTTTTGTTCTGCTTGTGGGTGATTTTCTTCTCCCTTCTTTAGCTTGTGAAGTACCTCTCTATCACTTGTTTGCGGCTTTGCATTGCTAGATATTGGTGGTTTTGCTGTGCAGGTAAATAATGTAAAAGGCAATGATGTGGTTTGCGTAGTCAAGAACTCTGCAACATTGGCTGGATCGTTATTTACATTGCACGCTTCTCAAATTCGTATCGAACTCCCTACTCTTTCTGACAAGGACAAACAGGTTTGTGTAGGACAAAAGGGCGATGTATGTTTTGTGGTTTCTTTATCTGGTGCTCTCGTAAAaggttttttaaaataatttgtcTTGTGCTTCTAGTAATATTGCTCTTTTATTTCAGCTTATCAGCACTTGGGGTGTTCAAAACAAAATTGATTTTCTATCATTATCTTACACCCGCCATGCAGAGGATGTTCGTGAGGtaactttgaaaatgaaaagaaatgtTTTAACAGGTTAATGTGCATTATATGACTCACCAACTTACTGATGCCTTCTTGTAATGCAGGCCCGTAATTTTCTATCCAAGCATCCTGATCTAAGTCAGACACAAATTTTTGCTAAGATTGAGAATGTAGAGGTGATTTCATAAGTTATATTTCATTTCATATAGTTGTTGCAGTTTGTGTGAGTTCCAGAAAATGAGATATGTTGTAGTTAAGGGGAGTTAAACAGTTTAGTTCAGCATCTCCCTCACTTTGCAGGGTTTAAACCAGTTTGATGAGATTTTAGCGGAAGCTGATGGCATCATTCTTTCGCGTGGAAATCTTGGGGTAGATCTTCCACCTGAGAAGGTGAGTTGTTATTATTTCTAAGCTATGAATATCTTCCAGGTTCAAAATATAGTCTTTCTTTaggattttatgatttttgtaTATAATTGCCTAGATATAATCCCTGAAGTGGCTCGTGCAGACTACATCTTAGTGTGAATTTAACAACAACACATTTACGAATAAAAGCTACAAAGAGCCACAGTCTATCCCCACCAACGACAATATACTACTGTAAATGAGCAGTCAACAACTATAAATATGCATTCTCTAGCCCCATTGTTTAAGGAGCGTGATACATTTATACTACAATATAACCAATATAGGCTTCATTTTTTTACCGTAAATCTGCCATGATGTGTAAATACCTTGCATGTTTACCTATCTTTCAGTTTTATCTCATTTCCCACATTCCAAATATTTCCTTGGGTTATTCTTGTCATAAGAATCTCTCCTAGAGTATATTTCTGAGGTTGTCTAGGCTTTACTTAAATAACACAGAAAACTCAGAATGATGCATCTTTACTGTAGGTAGATTCATTAATTTGGTGCTATTTTACTTGCCTGGTTTATTTTTCTTAGTGAGCTTTCTTCTCTACTTGCAGGTGTTCTTGTTTCAGAAATCTGCTGTTTACAAGTGTAACATGGCTGGAAAGCCGGCAGTCGTAACTCGTGTTGTGGATAGTATGACTGACAATCTTAGGCCTACTCGTGCTGAGGCAACTGATGTTGCAAATGCTGTTTTGGATGGTGTGGCACTCTGCTGAAATCTCAGAAGAATTCTTCTTATTTTCTCTTTAGATTTGCTTACTAAGATCTTTGAAGAAATCTTTTTATCTACCTTTAGAATTTTCTTGAAGGCATTGttaaattttccttttttcaaTCCATACTGGTAGCTGGTGAGATTGATTCTCGGTAACTATTTTACAGGGTGTGATGCAATTCTTCTTGGTGCTGAGACCTTACGTGGACTATACCCGGTTGAAACAATTTCTACGGTGGGAAAAATTTGTGCTGAGGTATGCGTACATGATGTTCTTATCATAAGATACTTGTACACGTTTGCATCTGAATGTTTTTGATGCCTCAATATTTTCCTGCATTTATAAGTTTCATTTGGCTGGCGTAGGTGCCCTTTCTTCTTACAACTTTGTTACATTTCCTATATTATTGGTACAAGTTTGATACCCAATCAAACaaattgtatgaaaaatatttgaaattaattgCTTAAAGTGGCAACCTAGGCCACGTGTTAACTCGATTGCCTTTCTTGTACAAGACTAGGCTATGTACCTCGCAATTTGACAGTCAATGCTTATCATAATGCAATCTAAAGCTTTTGCTTTGGTAGGAAATCATAGTATTTAAAAAGTATTCTTGGTTTTTAAATTGACATGCAGGCTGAGAAGGTTTTCAACCAAGACCAATACTTCAAGAGGACTGTAAAATATGTTGGCCAGCCCATGAGTCACTTGGAATCTATTGCATCTTCAGCGGTATGTTTCTCACAAAGAAAACAATAAAGAATCGAAAGGAAGATAGTTTACTCAGTGCATTCTATTGTTGGTATATGTTCAAGAGTTCATGGTATAGATAAAATCTTTCGGAATCTGTTTAGGTTCGAGCTGCCCTTAAAGTGAAGGCATCTGTTATTATATGTTTTACCTCATCTGGAAAGGCTGCTAGGTAATCAATCCATCAGTAATGTTCCTTTTCTATGgtatatcaattttttttataattctgATTCATCTCTGACTTCAATAACTATCCTGTTAAGTGCAGGCTGATAGCAAAGTATAGGCCAACGATGCCTGTTTTATCAGTCGTCATTCCCAGGCTCAAGACGAATCAGTTAAAGTGGAATTTCAGTGGTGCATTTGAGGTATCAGTTTGATCAtacaacataaaaatataaaaacatgtTTTTCTTTAGTTGTTtatatattctatttaattatgTTCAGGCAAGGCAATCACTTATAGTACGAGGGCTCTTCCCCCTGCTTGCCGATCCTCGCCATCCTGTAAGTTCTTCATGTGCTGCAATATTTTAGAAAATCATAATCTTAGGTTGCAATGTTTGTTCACACAAGTTATGTTAAAAAAGTGTTTACGGTCTGGGTTTTTGAGCGTTGTCTTCATCGCTGCTTGGTTTATAGGCGGAGTCTACAACCGCAACTAATGAATCAGTTCTCAAGGTAGCTCTTGATCATGGAAAAGCCTCAGGAGTGATCAAGTCACACGATCGAGTTGTGGTCTGCCAGAAGGTTGGAGATGCATCTGTGGTAAAGATTATTGAACTTGAAGATTAAACACGCCACTGCCTCCGATTTGCCACCAACTCGTTGCTGAAGGCCACATCGTATAGTCGATCATATACGTGTGCTGGCGAACGGATAAATAAGCCTTTTTGGTTTCCTTGTTGCTAATTTAGGATGAAATGCGGCACAAGTTGAGATGCCACAAATATAATTGTAACAAGTGGGAGTGTCAAACTGGAAACTATTCTCCAGAAACAACTCTGCTATCTTAACTCTTTACTCAATGCAATAATTGCTGCAGATTAGAATGAAATCTAAACCTCTAGCATTTTGTTATTTGTTTAGTTTTCTTAGACCATCTTTGTAACTTTTAGGTGGGGAAAAGGTCTTACATTCAAGGAAAAGACCTTTTTGCagataaaattatatttgaGTTATTCTTGATTAATAAAATTGATTCAAACGGaaaattttaaatccaattaatgCAAAGTTTGCCACAACTCTATTCCAAACGCTGTAAAACATTACTCAAATAAACTCCGTAGAACTAATAAAGTTACATATAATATAATTTTGGTAATTAAAATAAGAAGCACCCATGGCCAAATAgataagggtgtccactataagacGGACACGTCCAATAGCCTCatcccagtttttgtccatagccccaattttgttgtccacagccccaaaattctatttccgccactatagtggacacctccaatatcccccaaattttataatcaattttcattttaaaatatttttagtttcaatcaaatgtaatttaaataatcacagtgtaaataactagaaaacgaggtaattagggttgaatattcgttgtattgcaaaccggtaaaattatacaacgaataattaaaatacaaatacaactacaaaactccgccacgactgccgcctccgcccctaCCGCCTCCGCCCCGACTGCCGCTACctcctcgggtcggaacgggcgtttccacccgtgctgccggcgtatctgggatgccagaactgagcagacccatcatagtatcaAATGCGTCTTGACCTGCTTCGGTGTGcggagattggctggcttggaaaggggaacggggacgcggctggtgaagcgcgtctaggttgggtctgtaatctccaaatgcggaacgactcagattcTGCTGTAAAGGTGGCggagttggagaagacctccacgactgagatggaggaaggggtggactcgatgcccacggtgggggagattgattccaactccaatgCTGGGACGGAGGCGCATATCCGCCAaagcccgacggctgagaagcatatccgccaaaACCCGATGGCTGCGAAGGATAGGCCGAGGGGTTTGATGGATTgctgccatatcccgattcctgagagacgggtgattcgtcgtctcctcggtgcattttttagagagtggttgtgtagatagtgcgtggatggattttgtgaaaatggtgaaaaataggtggtggggagtggtatttatagaggaaaaaaaattaaaaaaattaaaatcgcgCCGCGGCGGATGTCCTCACTATagtcgccgcgcctataggcgcgggtATGTcccccccgccgcgtcctcgccctgCACAAGGCGATCGCCCGTCCGCCCACCCTCGCCACGTCCGCCGCgtccgcccccggggcggacaaCCTCGCCACTATAGTCCGCCCTCCGACCGCCCACCCTCGcagctatagccgcgtccactccatagtggacactctgaGGCGGCGATTGTGGGTTGGAGACCCATAGAGTGTCCATATTTTAACAATAATATATTCTCACTTGTACTATTGCTTTAGTTTCCTCTCACTCAAGTCTCAAATGAGTGACATTGGTTCGAGTGGTTTCTACACTAAGTATATgcttattttttctatattctTATCAATTGATTAAATGTATGACCTGCGTAATTGGTCTAAAAATAAGTTAGAACATGCGAGTGTGAGTTTGCCAAGCGGTAGAGTGGTAATACCTGAGGTTAAAGGTCTCAGGTTCGAGTCCATTGTAGCacaatctttaaatttatattaatacaATTTTGAGTGATAAACGTCTCGGGTTCGAGTCCACCGTAGCACaacctttaaatttatattaatacaGTTTTGAGTGATAAACTCAAGTTTTTCATGTGATTAGGGGTTGaacttaattaatactccctccgtccctgaatagtatgcactattttctttttcacccgtctctaaaaagtatgaacattttaATTTTGGACACTCGCTTATCTCTAATAAAGCGGgattcattctccactaacaatatttaaaaagcctctctatctatctctctcttactttaccaataatgctttaaaactcgtgtcgaatcCAAAGTTCATACTATTTGGGGACTGAGTGAGTACTAGTACTCATTTTGTTTCATTCAAAAGATGGCCACATTTTTTAAAGAAACAAAAATTTAGGTAGAGTAGTTAAATGTGATAAAGTAGAGtgaaaaaataatattgtatatATCTTAATGAGGAAagagaataatagaaatttatttttaaatatagaaagtaAACATCTTGAGTCGGACAAATTAAAAGGGAAAAATGGTGATCTTAATTAaatgaaatggagggagtatgtttttttgTCTCACATTCTTAAACATAGATTATTTAAAAAGTTTATTGTTTTTTATAGCAAAATGGAACTATAAGAATCAAAAGACCGAGGGACATATCTCAAGCAGAAGCAGAAGTATGTGCATTTTGGGCATctatgtgtgtgtgagagagagatttTGTGACGTCAGTCGTGAGTGTTGAATAATCATTTATTTTGGAAGTGGACGTAcatctaaaataaattaaaatttcaaaagcATATATCCGTTGATTTAAAATTCAAGTATTTACGTTTTTAACAAACAAAATGAATGAACTAACTTGGATATTTGAAAGTTGAAACTCACCTCCCAAATTCGGATAAATCGTAGTAGTAATGAATATACCTAACCCTAATTGCAAAATATGCAacctatatatttttatttttcgaacTTGTATCataatttctttctctcttataAGATCATTATAATTTGATGTCtgatttaaataattgaatcaaCATTAAATTGCAGAAGTTTTGCATTTTCAATCCATTATCTATTTTCTTCATACCGATAACCCCTAAAATCAATTGAATTTGCAACGGCAGATTAAACTCCTCATCAGAATTCAgcagttgataaaaaaaaggtgGTGTTGGAGTCGGAGTTGAGGTTGAGGTGGTCGTACATTGAGTTTGGTGGTTGAGTAGTAACATTGAGTAATGTCGGCGGCAATTTATGGTGAATTAGGTGCTGCGATCAATTCTCCAACACCGTTTCCGTCCAAGCGGCGCCGCCTCTCTCTTTCTCAACGCCATATTCTTTTTTTACCTCTTTGCTGTTTCGTCATCTCTTATTTACTTATTTCATTTCCGCCATTATAATTTATTTGCCTTCCAAATTTAATACACCAACTCGTCAGCCTAATTCGTATTTTGCATTTCAGATATACTGTCGACGGATGAGGAAATAATATAATCACACAATTTTTAATTAggatatattctaattatacaaTCAACACAGTTTTTATTTATCAAAGATGATATGAGTTGTATGTGAATTATAACAACTAACTAGTTCTTTTGATTTGACCAGTCTTGACCTTTAGTGGGGATTTTCTTCAATTCACTGATGGAATAATAGAATAGAAAGATGAAGAAAACTGTTTCAAATTGGGGCTGTGCAGAGTGGTGGGGTGTTTTAATTTGTCAAATATAATTGTTAAAACACATCCAGAATGtgcttattttaataaatttggcATTAGTTACTTGGTGATGAGAATTTGTAAAAATGCGAAAACCGTGAAAGTGAGATTGTAAGGCCGTGCATTTACGGATGCGTACACACATCGCCGGCGTCTCATCATGACTCATGATTGTTAACGTTCATTTTCTAGGGTTTGAGTTTCCATTATTTCTTTCGACGTTGGGAGTTGAGACTTTATTATTTCTctgaataattattaaatatcgCACCCCAAACTACATATTCCTAATATTTTTCTATCATCATGTTGTCTAAGCTTTATAGTTTATATCCATATAGAAGATTTATTTCAAATTGATTttgatattatattattttattagggACTATGTGTTACTGAGAGGAAGATTTAGTGATGTGCAAGTAATTCGTTAGCATTAACAAGAAGACAtgaagtagtagtattatatgtACAGTGTCTCCTTTCTTTAAGGGTGtgatttaatttctttttagaAAATAgtggaaaatatatattttgccatttttttcaTCGTTTGTTAActactttatttttaaattattaagttATAAAAATTGAATACTGCTGATTTATCTGATTCAGGAAATTCCAAAGTTATATTATTCCAATCACGAGATTGTTAATTAGTTATGAGTATAGAATATTCAGTATCATTCCTACTCATTAACGTAGCATACTAATTCTAATaaacaattactactatataaattaattacagGAATTTTGAAATTACAAATTGCAAAATCGAAGTTGCCCTTAACTTAAGGCTATTTACTTAACTTCAATACTATAATGAATTATTGCCACCAAGATTTATTGATTTAGCTATATTAGGTATGGCAGGACTTTCTCTTTACAACAGCGTATCAAATTAAATTCATCTCCCTCGTTTTATCTAATAAGGGTTGGACATATTCCAGATAATTCTTTCCAATCATTTCAATGTGCCTTAAAActggaaaataaaaatgatcttAGTTTAGAGAATTCTGGACGAGAAATAATATTACATGGATGAAAGtttatgaaataataataagtTATTCTGAATAGTTTGAATATATTATGAAAACGTGGATGAATATAATGGTATTGGATTCCAATTTCCAGGCGGTGAAGGTACAAGTATAGTTGGTTGTACTCAAATACTGAATAATACTAACAACTAGGGATCGGCGCCTAATGCATATGCCTTAATAATTATAATCCCTACTTAATCCATATTGTGTCAAGGTTGATGACTTGACTTTTCTTATCTGCCACCACTATTATTAGGGATCTACTTTATACTTCCAatgttaataatttaattttcacttCAAAAATTTGGTGTataaaattactaattaaaGCAATCCCAACCATACTATAAAATAGCTAGAGTAAAAATACTATTTGGAATTGTATGAATTGCAATTGGACCTCTATACTCTATTTTGACTATGTAGGcagtaaaaaaatttaattaagtagttatgattttttttcgtCGTCTTATGTTGTTTTACTTATTTagttctttatatttttaattgatttttcaTATGTAATGTAAATCAACTACAATATGGATTTATGGTTATACTACAAAACGGCCTCCTTAGAATATCAGTTACGAATTATTGAAAAAATGACAAATTACTAAGAAAATGCCGAATTCATTATGAACTACATTTCGTTTTGCAGAATCAACTACATTTTGACCAATCTCTTTCTTTGATTTGCAAACTCTTTTATTCAGCAGTTACAGATTTTTTTTACTGAGAATCATTTTGAATCACAAAATCATTACTATGactattattattgttgttacTATTATTATTCCACGTGGGATGCTTGATttaatcttaatttaattaaaggTTCGTACAACTGACGATAACAGCTGAAGATCTATCAAGCTAAAATTTACTTTTTCTATTCGTGTAGCATTGTCAAATTTTCAGTATTTTGTGTGAAATAAAGTGAAAAACTTTATGTTATTATTCCGAAAATAGAAGTTGGTTTTTGTATAAAAATTTAAGGTATATGAAGTAGCTCATACCAAAACAAATTTATGTGTCCTCCCCGTTATGATAAACGGATTAGTTTCCATGTAAAAAGAGAATTTCATATGTTTCTATCATACTTAGCTTGTGTACCAAATCAAATTGACCCTTCAAGTAGCATACTGTTTATTGAGAGCTCAGATAAACATTATGAGCAAAACGCAAAATACTTGATAATATAAAATTCCATGTAGCCAGCTAAAGAAACACGAAAAGATTATCACGTGGCATATTTTACACAAATATTAACCAAACATAATgatttgcttcttcttcttcttttagtataataaattgaaattgttagttGTTACGTCAGACG
It contains:
- the LOC121768713 gene encoding pyruvate kinase 1, cytosolic-like; amino-acid sequence: MHHSNHLLLEEPIRMASILEPSKASFFPAMAKIVGTLGSRSRSVDLISACLKAGMTVARFDFSLGDAEYHQGTLENLKTAIKSTKKLCAVMLDTVGPELQVVNKAEKAITLEADENVTLTPDKGQGASNGILPINFAGLAKAVKPGDTIFIGQYLFTGSETTSVWLEVNNVKGNDVVCVVKNSATLAGSLFTLHASQIRIELPTLSDKDKQLISTWGVQNKIDFLSLSYTRHAEDVREARNFLSKHPDLSQTQIFAKIENVEGLNQFDEILAEADGIILSRGNLGVDLPPEKVFLFQKSAVYKCNMAGKPAVVTRVVDSMTDNLRPTRAEATDVANAVLDGCDAILLGAETLRGLYPVETISTVGKICAEAEKVFNQDQYFKRTVKYVGQPMSHLESIASSAVRAALKVKASVIICFTSSGKAARLIAKYRPTMPVLSVVIPRLKTNQLKWNFSGAFEARQSLIVRGLFPLLADPRHPAESTTATNESVLKVALDHGKASGVIKSHDRVVVCQKVGDASVVKIIELED